One genomic window of Cyprinus carpio isolate SPL01 chromosome A23, ASM1834038v1, whole genome shotgun sequence includes the following:
- the gss gene encoding glutathione synthetase codes for MSVKLEHVLKDENLIKNIEEIAKDTALLHGVLMRTKETPNSPEVVSYAPFTLFPTPVPTALFHQALAVQTHFNRLVDRVSQNPAFLEETLASTIKVDNFTARLFNIYKQVQEEHRPQSIVLGLNRSDYMLDHSPDGGTSLKQIEINTIAASFGGLASRTPDVHRHILKVANLPEESNNVLDNNPAAGLARGLAKAWELYGSERAVVMFLVEDVQRNIYDHRFVENELWKRNIPVIRRQFEDVCRSGSLDESRRLFVDGHEIAIVYFRNGYMPQNYTSEESWEARLMMERSLAVKCPDISTHLAGTKKVQQELAQRGVLERFFPDEPETVAQIRATFAGLYTLDMGEEGDKTVAMALANPDQYVLKPQREGGGNNIYGSEICEVLENLKNSTKRTAYILMDKIQPVPVQN; via the exons ATGTCTGTCAAACTGGAGCACGTCCTGAAGGATGAAAACCTGATCAAAAATATAGAGGAGATAGCAAAAGACACAGCACTCTTACACGGGGTGTTGATGCGGACCAAAGAGACACCAAACTCTCCTGAA GTGGTGAGTTATGCACCGTTCACGCTGTTTCCCACACCGGTGCCCACAGCACTCTTTCACCAGGCTCTGGCGGTACAGACACATTTTAACCGCTTGGTGGACCGGGTCAGCCAGAATCCAGCCTTCCTAGAGGAAACTCTGGCCAG TACCATCAAAGTTGACAATTTTACAGCAAGACTTTTCAACATATACAAACAAGTTCAAGAGGAACATCGTCCCCA GTCAATAGTGCTGGGCTTGAATCGCTCAGACTACATGTTGGACCACAGTCCAGACGGAGGGACGTCTCTAAAGCAGATTGAAATCAACACTATTGCTGCAAGTTTTGGTGGTCTTGCTTCACGGACGCCGGATGTCCATCG GCACATTCTGAAGGTGGCAAACCTGCCAGAGGAGTCTAATAATGTGCTAGACAACAACCCAGCAGCAGGTCTGGCCAGGGGTTTGGCCAAGGCCTGGGAGCTCTACGGATCTGAAAG GGCAGTGGTTATGTTTCTAGTTGAAGACGTTCAGAGGAATATTTATGACCATCGATTTGTAGAGAATGAGCTGTGGAAAAG AAATATTCCTGTAATAAGAAGACAGTTTGAAGATGTTTGCAGAAGTGGATCCCTAGATGAGAGCAGGAGgctgtttgt AGATGGTCATGAGATCGCCATTGTCTACTTCCGTAATGGATACATGCCCCAAAACTACACCTCAGAGGAG AGCTGGGAGGCCCGTCTGATGATGGAGCGCTCTCTGGCTGTGAAGTGTCCAGACATCAGTACCCATCTTGCCGGTACTAAGAAGGTGCAGCAGGAATTGGCCCAGCGAGGGGTTCTGGAGCGCTTCTTCCCTGACGAACCTGAAACAGTTGCTCAGATCCGGGCCACTTTCGCTGGGCTGTACACCCTGGACATG GGAGAAGAAGGTGATAAAACAGTAGCAATGGCTTTGGCCAATCCTGATCAGTACGTGCTGAAACCTCAGAGGGAGGGAGGTG GTAACAACATTTACGGCAGTGAGATCTGTGAAGTGCTGGAGAACCTGAAGAACTCCACTAAGAGGACGGCTTACATCCTGATGGACAAGATCCAGCCCGTCCCGGTCCAGAACTAG